The Ichthyobacterium seriolicida sequence GATAGAAAATACTCATATAGTGGATTCTCTTTTATCTCTTGGGATTAACATAACTAAAATATTCTCTCCTGAACATGGATTCCGAGGAGATCACAGTGCAGGGGAAGAAGTAAAAAATAAAACGGAATCTAAAAGTGAACTACTCATAATTTCTCTTTATGGTAAGAGTAAAAAATTAGATCCAAATGATATAAGGGATATAGATGTAGTGCTATTTGACATACAAGATGTAGGGGTGCGTTTTTTTACATATATATCTACTCTTAGCTATGTTATAGATGCTTGTGCTAAAGCTAATAAACTATTGATAGTTTTAGATAGGCCTAATCCTAATATCCATTATATAGATGGGCCTATATTGCAAAAAGACTGTGAATCATTTGTCGGAATGCATCCCATACCTGTAGTCTATGGAATGACAATAGGAGAGTACGCCAATATGGTAAATGGTGAAAACTGGATGAATAATGAACAAAAATGTGCTATAAGAGTCATAGCCTGTGATAATTACAGTCGGAATAAAGAATATAGTTTGCCCATAAAGCCATCTCCTAATCTGCCTAATGATAAATCAGTGAATTTATATCCCAGTTTGGCACTTTTTGAAGGGACAAGTGTAAGTGTTGGGAGAGGAACAGATATGCCATTTCAGATGTTTGGGTCTCCTTTTTTTAAAACAAGTGAAAACTATTTTATTCCTAAAACAGTATTGGGAGCCAAAAAACCTAAACACGAAGGGCTCAAATGTTT is a genomic window containing:
- a CDS encoding exo-beta-N-acetylmuramidase NamZ family protein yields the protein MYSQRDNRITESQKIIPGANRTNLYLNLLSDKNVAVVTNHTGMIENTHIVDSLLSLGINITKIFSPEHGFRGDHSAGEEVKNKTESKSELLIISLYGKSKKLDPNDIRDIDVVLFDIQDVGVRFFTYISTLSYVIDACAKANKLLIVLDRPNPNIHYIDGPILQKDCESFVGMHPIPVVYGMTIGEYANMVNGENWMNNEQKCAIRVIACDNYSRNKEYSLPIKPSPNLPNDKSVNLYPSLALFEGTSVSVGRGTDMPFQMFGSPFFKTSENYFIPKTVLGAKKPKHEGLKCFKGTFNYDKKLNCLNLDWIIWAYNNTLIERDNFFTNYFRLLIGTDKTVQQIKKGMSQDEIKATWKNGIEQFKEIRKKYLLYDYK